From Raphanus sativus cultivar WK10039 unplaced genomic scaffold, ASM80110v3 Scaffold1026, whole genome shotgun sequence, a single genomic window includes:
- the LOC108825565 gene encoding uncharacterized protein LOC108825565 isoform X2 has translation MPRSTPPPPFPKRKSGPSVSDYPPPAQLFQASSFQPRSSPPPRPRGSQTSASENRASQPGRRPVSVTRAQSPISSQAQNSDTEPPEAEERHEAPPPPVQPTLSEDQMEVLNALLSQPNRELTCLVLSPTLELGTMWITKVFTNKFDEPFYSLSVVPWDRKERFFVEFAKSHTWHPSLTGVVQEMFEKICQLRMKGMVSTCRTSRKRPTWIVNDLWKIMIKHWDTAAAKAKSKKASAARNSDRNGLGPHKHNSGQISYLQIEQEMVEELGRPVTIGEVFIKTHTKKDGSFVDRKAQKVAETYQNNKQVKLTDLGNENSETSDGTSHAPQLSIEKDNELFLQSTFTDKRGRHYGIGSLESTLVNGKRKYSVSCSSSFFDLQKQLDSAHRMIEKQAALNAKQEKKLAKAQKELKKFSKVDKFLSATDPRYAAFMDSNDDDDDDDDADEEDDEEDDGEGDVEGDGEGDGEGYGEGYEEGDEQSDEEGDEEDD, from the exons ATGCCAAGGAGCACACCGCCTCCGCCGTTCCCCAAGCGCAAATCTGGACCGTCTGTGAGTGACTACCCACCTCCGGCGCAGCTGTTCCAGGCGTCGAGTTTCCAACCTCGATCGTCTCCACCGCCTCGACCTCGAGGATCTCAAACCTCGGCCAGTGAAAACCGTGCATCTCAACCTGGACGACGTCCAGTCTCTGTGACTCGAGCTCAATCTCCTATCAGTTCACAAGCTCAGAACTCTGACACCGAACCTCCAGAAGCGGAGGAAAGACACGAAGCACCGCCACCTCCAGTACAACCAACTCTCTCTGAAGACCAGATGGAAGTTCTTAACGCTCTGCTATCCCAGCCAAACCGAGAGCTCACCTGTCTGGTCCTTTCTCCCACCTTGGAGCTTGGAACCATGTG GATCACCAAGGTCTTTACAAACAAATTTGATGAACCTTTTTACAGTTTGAGTGTTGTGCCTTGGGACAGAAAAGAAAGGTTCTTTGTTGAATTTGCA AAAAGTCACACTTGGCATCCATCACTAACTGGTGTGGTTCAAGAAATGTTTGAGAAGATTTGTCAGCTCCGTATGAAAGGCATGGTTAGCACCTGTAGGACATCTCGCAAGCGACCAACTTGGATTGTCAATGATTTGTGGAAAATAATGATAAAGCATTGGGACACTGCTGCAGCCAAAGCAAAGAGTAAGAAGGCTTCAGCTGCTAGGAACTCTGACCGTAATGGACTTGGTCCTCACAAGCACAACTCCGGGCAGATATCTTACCTACAAATTGAACAAGAAATG GTTGAGGAATTGGGCAGACCAGTCACTATTGGTGAAGTTTTCATCAagacacacacaaaaaaagatgGCAGCTTTGTTGACAGGAAAGCACAGAAAGTTGCAGAGACATATCAGAACAACAAACAAGTCAAGTTGACTGACCTTGGCAATGAAAACTCAGAGACTTCAGATGGTACTTCACATGCTCCACAGCTCTCTATAGAGAAGGATAATGAGCTCTTCCTGCAg tccactttcacagataaaagaggAAGACACTATGGAATAGGCAGTCTCGAGAGTACTCTTGTGAATGGGAAGCGGAAGTACAGCGTATCATGCTCTTCATCATTTTTTGACCTCCAAAAACAGTTAGACTCAGCTCACCGCATGATCGAGAAGCAGGCAGCTCTCAACGCTAAGCAAGAAAAGAAGCTCGCCAAGGCACAAAAGGAGCTCAAAAAATTCTCTAAAGTGGATAAGTTTTTATCTGCAACTGATCCAAGGTATGCAGCTTTCATGGAttctaatgatgatgatgatgatgatgatgatgctgatgaagaagatgatgaagaagatgatggagaaGGTGATGTAGAAGGTGATGGAGAAGGTGATGGAGAAGGTTATGGAGAAGGTTATGAAGAAGGTGATGAACAAAGTGATGAAGaaggtgatgaagaagatgattag
- the LOC108825565 gene encoding uncharacterized protein LOC108825565 isoform X1, with the protein MPRSTPPPPFPKRKSGPSVSDYPPPAQLFQASSFQPRSSPPPRPRGSQTSASENRASQPGRRPVSVTRAQSPISSQAQNSDTEPPEAEERHEAPPPPVQPTLSEDQMEVLNALLSQPNRELTCLVLSPTLELGTMWFGHDKSALTRRITKVFTNKFDEPFYSLSVVPWDRKERFFVEFAKSHTWHPSLTGVVQEMFEKICQLRMKGMVSTCRTSRKRPTWIVNDLWKIMIKHWDTAAAKAKSKKASAARNSDRNGLGPHKHNSGQISYLQIEQEMVEELGRPVTIGEVFIKTHTKKDGSFVDRKAQKVAETYQNNKQVKLTDLGNENSETSDGTSHAPQLSIEKDNELFLQSTFTDKRGRHYGIGSLESTLVNGKRKYSVSCSSSFFDLQKQLDSAHRMIEKQAALNAKQEKKLAKAQKELKKFSKVDKFLSATDPRYAAFMDSNDDDDDDDDADEEDDEEDDGEGDVEGDGEGDGEGYGEGYEEGDEQSDEEGDEEDD; encoded by the exons ATGCCAAGGAGCACACCGCCTCCGCCGTTCCCCAAGCGCAAATCTGGACCGTCTGTGAGTGACTACCCACCTCCGGCGCAGCTGTTCCAGGCGTCGAGTTTCCAACCTCGATCGTCTCCACCGCCTCGACCTCGAGGATCTCAAACCTCGGCCAGTGAAAACCGTGCATCTCAACCTGGACGACGTCCAGTCTCTGTGACTCGAGCTCAATCTCCTATCAGTTCACAAGCTCAGAACTCTGACACCGAACCTCCAGAAGCGGAGGAAAGACACGAAGCACCGCCACCTCCAGTACAACCAACTCTCTCTGAAGACCAGATGGAAGTTCTTAACGCTCTGCTATCCCAGCCAAACCGAGAGCTCACCTGTCTGGTCCTTTCTCCCACCTTGGAGCTTGGAACCATGTG GTTTGGTCATGACAAGTCTGCACTGACCCGTAGGATCACCAAGGTCTTTACAAACAAATTTGATGAACCTTTTTACAGTTTGAGTGTTGTGCCTTGGGACAGAAAAGAAAGGTTCTTTGTTGAATTTGCA AAAAGTCACACTTGGCATCCATCACTAACTGGTGTGGTTCAAGAAATGTTTGAGAAGATTTGTCAGCTCCGTATGAAAGGCATGGTTAGCACCTGTAGGACATCTCGCAAGCGACCAACTTGGATTGTCAATGATTTGTGGAAAATAATGATAAAGCATTGGGACACTGCTGCAGCCAAAGCAAAGAGTAAGAAGGCTTCAGCTGCTAGGAACTCTGACCGTAATGGACTTGGTCCTCACAAGCACAACTCCGGGCAGATATCTTACCTACAAATTGAACAAGAAATG GTTGAGGAATTGGGCAGACCAGTCACTATTGGTGAAGTTTTCATCAagacacacacaaaaaaagatgGCAGCTTTGTTGACAGGAAAGCACAGAAAGTTGCAGAGACATATCAGAACAACAAACAAGTCAAGTTGACTGACCTTGGCAATGAAAACTCAGAGACTTCAGATGGTACTTCACATGCTCCACAGCTCTCTATAGAGAAGGATAATGAGCTCTTCCTGCAg tccactttcacagataaaagaggAAGACACTATGGAATAGGCAGTCTCGAGAGTACTCTTGTGAATGGGAAGCGGAAGTACAGCGTATCATGCTCTTCATCATTTTTTGACCTCCAAAAACAGTTAGACTCAGCTCACCGCATGATCGAGAAGCAGGCAGCTCTCAACGCTAAGCAAGAAAAGAAGCTCGCCAAGGCACAAAAGGAGCTCAAAAAATTCTCTAAAGTGGATAAGTTTTTATCTGCAACTGATCCAAGGTATGCAGCTTTCATGGAttctaatgatgatgatgatgatgatgatgatgctgatgaagaagatgatgaagaagatgatggagaaGGTGATGTAGAAGGTGATGGAGAAGGTGATGGAGAAGGTTATGGAGAAGGTTATGAAGAAGGTGATGAACAAAGTGATGAAGaaggtgatgaagaagatgattag